From Rutidosis leptorrhynchoides isolate AG116_Rl617_1_P2 chromosome 3, CSIRO_AGI_Rlap_v1, whole genome shotgun sequence, a single genomic window includes:
- the LOC139900980 gene encoding uncharacterized protein yields the protein MGIKHLRAYVDSQIIAQQVNGAFEAKDISMKRYLQFGEKISKNFETLEVVQISRNTNKKADMLSKLATLTFDHLRRKVLVEVLKDKSIDEKVVVATIEEGGSCWMTPYVKYLQDRTLPDDVTEARRIKVSDIG from the coding sequence ATGGGAATAAAGCATTTACGTGCCTATGTTGATTCTCAGATTATTGCACAGCAAGTTAATGGGGCATTTGAGGCAAAAGATATATCAATGAAGCGATATTTACAGTTTGGTGAAAAGATTTCCAAGAATTTTGAAACTTTGGAGGTTGTGCAAATATCAAGAAATACGAACAAAAAAGCAGATATGTTGAGCAAATTAGCAACATTAACATTTGATCATTTACGTAGGAAAGTTTTGGTGGAAGTTTTGAAGGATAAATCAATTGATGAAAAGGTGGTAGTAGCAACCATTGAGGAAGGAGGATCATGCTGGATGACTCCTTATGTTAAGTATTTGCAGGACAGAACACTGCCAGATGATGTCACAGAAGCAAGACGGATAAAGGtaagtgatatcggctaa